In the genome of Staphylococcus durrellii, one region contains:
- the gatD gene encoding lipid II isoglutaminyl synthase subunit GatD — MNELNIYHFMPDKLNLYSDIGNIIALRQRAKLRNIKVNVIDINETEGITLDDCDIFFIGGGSDREQSLATKELSKIKTILKDAIEDGMPGLTICGGYQFLGSKYITPDGTELEGLNILDFYTKSQKDRLTGDIVIESETFGTIVGFENHGGRTYHDFGTLGKVTHGFGNNDNDGKEGIHYKNLLGTYLHGPILPKNHEITDYLLTRACERKSIPFEPVEVDNDIEEAAKQVIVDRVKK, encoded by the coding sequence ATGAATGAATTAAACATATATCATTTTATGCCAGATAAATTAAACTTATATAGTGATATAGGCAATATCATTGCCCTTCGTCAAAGAGCTAAACTTAGAAATATAAAAGTTAATGTTATTGATATTAACGAAACTGAAGGAATAACACTAGATGATTGTGATATTTTCTTTATCGGCGGTGGGAGTGATAGAGAGCAATCACTTGCAACAAAAGAATTAAGTAAAATTAAAACTATACTTAAAGATGCTATTGAAGATGGTATGCCTGGTTTAACTATTTGTGGTGGGTATCAATTTTTAGGTAGTAAATATATTACGCCAGATGGTACAGAATTAGAAGGCCTGAACATTCTAGACTTTTATACTAAGTCACAAAAAGATAGATTGACTGGCGATATCGTTATTGAAAGCGAGACGTTCGGTACAATAGTTGGATTTGAAAATCATGGTGGTAGAACTTATCATGATTTTGGTACATTAGGCAAAGTTACGCACGGTTTTGGCAATAACGATAATGATGGTAAAGAAGGTATTCATTATAAAAATTTATTAGGAACTTATTTACATGGACCAATTTTACCTAAAAACCATGAAATAACTGATTATTTATTAACTAGGGCTTGTGAACGTAAAAGTATTCCCTTTGAACCTGTAGAAGTCGATAATGACATCGAAGAAGCGGCTAAACAAGTTATAGTAGATCGAGTAAAAAAATAA
- a CDS encoding FUSC family protein, translated as MNDKWYKRLVGARTIKTGLATFLTALFCMLLNLTPIFAILTAVVTIEPTAKASLKKGYKRLPATVIGALFAVIFTYVFGDQSPLSYAFAATLTILVCTKLNLHAGTTVATLTAVAMIPGIHEAYIFNFFSRLLTAVIGLGTAALVNFIILPPKYYDQLEKLLHDTEEKMYSLYSQRMQELLLSQFKSDTSIKKYNKLIESTQKIESLLSFQSDELSYHRYGEEEWMKFRKFQTLASTDRLFISHLSNIIYLPKKPVIHFDKDEKLAMLKIANNINQIIATGHFEREKQSASLLKNSVKNLDEFDALQLKSHIIYEILLIYRILDDRYA; from the coding sequence ATGAATGATAAATGGTACAAAAGATTGGTTGGCGCAAGAACAATTAAAACAGGTTTGGCTACTTTTTTAACGGCATTATTTTGTATGCTCTTAAACTTAACGCCTATTTTCGCTATATTGACTGCTGTAGTCACAATCGAACCCACCGCAAAAGCTTCTTTAAAAAAGGGCTATAAACGTTTGCCTGCAACAGTTATTGGTGCATTATTTGCGGTAATTTTCACTTATGTTTTTGGAGATCAATCTCCTCTTTCTTACGCTTTTGCAGCAACACTTACTATATTGGTTTGTACTAAATTAAATTTACATGCTGGCACAACCGTAGCAACTTTAACTGCAGTTGCAATGATTCCTGGTATACATGAAGCTTATATTTTTAACTTTTTCTCAAGGCTCTTAACTGCTGTGATTGGATTAGGTACTGCTGCACTCGTTAATTTTATTATTTTACCACCAAAATACTATGATCAACTAGAAAAGCTACTACATGATACTGAAGAAAAAATGTATTCTTTATATAGTCAACGAATGCAAGAATTGCTATTAAGTCAATTTAAATCAGATACTTCAATTAAAAAATATAATAAACTAATAGAATCAACTCAAAAAATAGAATCTCTATTATCATTCCAATCCGATGAATTATCTTATCATAGATATGGTGAGGAAGAATGGATGAAGTTCAGAAAATTTCAAACATTAGCATCGACAGACAGATTATTTATTTCTCATTTATCTAATATTATCTACCTACCTAAAAAGCCAGTCATACATTTTGATAAAGATGAAAAGTTAGCAATGCTTAAAATTGCTAATAACATTAATCAAATTATTGCCACTGGTCATTTCGAAAGAGAAAAACAAAGTGCTTCTTTATTAAAAAATTCAGTTAAAAATTTAGATGAATTTGACGCCCTTCAACTTAAAAGTCATATAATATATGAGATATTGTTAATTTATCGTATTCTAGATGACAGGTACGCTTAA
- the map gene encoding type I methionyl aminopeptidase, translating into MIVKTEEELAALKDIGYICALVRDKMQEATVVGITTKELDDIAKNLFEQHGAISAPIHDENFPGQTCISVNEEVAHGIPGKRVIREGDLVNIDVSALKNGYYADTGISFVVGEADNPLKQKVCDVALEAFEAAMTKVKPGTKLSQIGRAVHATARKNGVTVIKNLTGHGVGKSLHEAPSHVMNYFDPKDKTLLKEGTVLAVEPFISSNATYVSEGKNEWAFETKDKSFVAQIEHTVIVTKDGPLLTTKID; encoded by the coding sequence ATGATTGTTAAAACAGAAGAAGAATTAGCAGCTTTGAAAGATATTGGCTACATATGTGCGCTTGTTAGAGATAAAATGCAAGAAGCAACTGTAGTAGGTATCACAACTAAAGAGCTTGATGATATTGCTAAAAATTTATTTGAACAACATGGTGCGATATCTGCGCCAATACACGACGAGAACTTTCCAGGACAAACATGTATTAGTGTCAATGAAGAAGTGGCTCATGGTATTCCAGGTAAAAGAGTGATAAGAGAAGGAGATCTAGTCAATATTGATGTATCTGCACTTAAAAATGGCTATTATGCTGATACTGGTATTTCATTTGTTGTTGGAGAAGCAGATAATCCATTAAAACAAAAAGTGTGCGATGTAGCACTAGAAGCATTTGAAGCAGCAATGACAAAAGTTAAACCAGGTACAAAATTAAGCCAAATCGGAAGGGCAGTACATGCAACTGCGCGTAAAAATGGTGTTACTGTTATTAAAAATTTAACTGGTCATGGTGTTGGTAAATCATTACACGAGGCACCTAGCCATGTGATGAATTACTTTGATCCAAAAGATAAGACATTACTTAAAGAAGGTACAGTATTAGCTGTTGAACCATTTATATCTTCAAACGCTACATATGTATCTGAAGGTAAAAACGAGTGGGCATTTGAAACAAAAGATAAAAGTTTTGTAGCACAAATTGAACACACAGTTATCGTGACAAAAGATGGCCCATTACTAACTACCAAAATTGATTAA
- the vraT gene encoding cell wall-active antibiotics response protein VraT — protein MTHKYISTEMLIIFTALMIIANFYYIFFEKIGFLLVLLLGCILVYIGYVYFHKVRGLLSFWIGALLIAFTLLSNKYTIIILFIFLIVLIIRYLIYKFKPFKIIAAEEEVDSPDFIKQKWFGEQHTPVYVYKWEDLQIQHGIGDVHIDMTKAANIKEDNTIVVRHLIGRTQIVVPLNYNINFHFTALYGNAFINEQSYKVENKNIKIVEKTKEENYTVNIYLSTFIGDVEVIYK, from the coding sequence ATGACACACAAATATATATCGACGGAAATGTTAATAATTTTTACAGCATTAATGATTATAGCCAATTTTTACTACATATTTTTTGAAAAAATTGGCTTTCTACTTGTGCTTTTACTTGGGTGTATTTTAGTTTATATAGGATACGTATATTTCCACAAAGTGAGAGGGTTATTATCTTTTTGGATAGGGGCTTTGTTAATAGCCTTTACCTTATTATCCAATAAATATACTATTATCATTTTATTTATCTTTTTAATTGTTTTGATTATCAGATATTTAATCTATAAATTTAAACCATTCAAGATTATTGCAGCAGAAGAGGAAGTTGATTCTCCTGATTTTATTAAACAAAAATGGTTTGGAGAGCAACATACCCCGGTATATGTTTATAAATGGGAAGATTTACAAATTCAACATGGTATAGGTGATGTCCATATTGACATGACTAAAGCCGCTAACATTAAAGAAGATAATACAATTGTTGTGAGACACCTTATAGGTCGTACGCAAATAGTTGTGCCTTTAAATTATAATATTAATTTTCACTTTACTGCATTGTATGGTAATGCTTTTATAAATGAACAATCTTATAAAGTTGAAAATAAAAACATCAAAATCGTCGAAAAAACTAAAGAAGAGAACTATACTGTGAACATTTATCTGTCAACATTTATTGGTGATGTAGAGGTGATTTATAAATGA
- the vraS gene encoding sensor histidine kinase VraS has translation MNHYIRAIGSMLILVYSTLIAFFFIDKVFVNIMYFQGMFYTQIFGIPVFLFLNLLIIFLCIIVGSVLAYKINQQNHWLQRQIERSIEGQTVGINDQDIELYNETIELYHTLVPLNQEVHKLRMKTQNLTNESYNMNDVKVKKIIEDERQRLARELHDSVSQQLFAASMMLSAIKETKLSSPLDQQIPTLEKMVQDSQLEMRALLLHLRPIGLKDKSLGEGIKDLVTDLQKKVPMKVVHDIEDFTVPKGIEDHLFRITQEAISNTLRHSKGTKVTIELFNQADYLLLRVQDNGIGFNVDENTEQSYGLKNMRERALEIGATFHIVSLPDSGTRIEVKAPLDKEELDAN, from the coding sequence ATGAATCACTACATAAGAGCAATAGGTTCGATGTTGATCTTAGTATATAGTACGCTAATTGCATTTTTTTTTATAGACAAAGTTTTTGTTAATATTATGTATTTTCAAGGTATGTTTTATACACAAATATTTGGGATACCAGTATTTTTATTTTTAAACTTACTTATTATATTTTTGTGTATTATCGTCGGTTCGGTCTTAGCATATAAAATTAATCAACAAAATCATTGGTTACAACGACAAATTGAAAGATCAATAGAGGGTCAGACTGTCGGCATTAACGACCAAGACATTGAACTGTACAATGAAACCATTGAGTTATATCATACACTTGTACCTTTAAATCAAGAGGTGCATAAACTAAGAATGAAAACACAAAATTTAACTAATGAATCTTATAATATGAATGACGTTAAAGTTAAGAAAATCATTGAAGATGAACGTCAACGACTAGCTAGAGAATTACATGACTCTGTGAGCCAACAACTATTTGCTGCTAGTATGATGTTATCTGCGATTAAAGAAACTAAACTCTCATCGCCGTTAGATCAACAAATTCCAACTCTAGAAAAAATGGTGCAAGACTCTCAATTAGAAATGAGAGCTTTACTCTTACATTTAAGACCTATAGGCTTAAAAGATAAATCTCTAGGTGAGGGAATAAAAGATTTAGTAACCGATTTACAAAAAAAAGTTCCTATGAAGGTCGTACATGATATCGAAGATTTTACAGTACCTAAAGGAATCGAAGATCATTTATTCAGAATTACGCAAGAAGCAATTTCTAATACGTTACGTCATTCAAAAGGAACTAAAGTTACGATAGAGTTATTTAACCAAGCAGATTATCTATTATTACGTGTTCAGGATAATGGAATAGGTTTTAATGTAGATGAAAATACTGAACAAAGTTATGGATTAAAAAATATGCGTGAACGTGCATTAGAGATAGGTGCAACATTCCATATTGTTTCTCTACCAGATTCAGGGACAAGAATAGAAGTAAAAGCACCGTTAGACAAGGAGGAATTGGATGCCAATTAA
- the vraR gene encoding response regulator transcription factor VraR, with the protein MPIKVLFVDDHEMVRIGISSYLSTQSDIEVVGEGKSGKEAIQLAHELKPDLILMDLLMDDMDGVDATAQVKKDLPYIKVVMLTSYIEDNEVYRALDSGVDSYILKTTSAKDIAEAIRKTQNNESVFEAEVLVKMRNRMKQRAELYEMLTEREMEILLLIAKGYSNQEIASASHITIKTVKTHVSNILSKLEVQDRTQAVIYAFQHNLIQ; encoded by the coding sequence ATGCCAATTAAAGTGTTGTTTGTTGATGATCATGAAATGGTACGTATTGGGATATCAAGTTATTTATCAACACAATCAGATATAGAAGTAGTAGGAGAAGGGAAATCAGGTAAAGAAGCGATTCAACTAGCGCATGAACTAAAGCCCGATTTAATATTAATGGATTTATTAATGGATGATATGGATGGGGTGGATGCTACTGCTCAAGTAAAAAAGGATTTACCTTATATTAAAGTTGTGATGTTAACCAGTTATATTGAGGATAATGAAGTGTATCGTGCTTTAGATTCAGGTGTAGATAGTTATATATTAAAAACGACGAGCGCTAAAGATATTGCCGAAGCCATTCGCAAGACCCAAAATAATGAATCTGTTTTTGAAGCAGAAGTATTAGTGAAAATGCGTAATAGAATGAAACAGCGTGCAGAATTATATGAAATGTTGACTGAAAGAGAGATGGAGATTTTATTACTCATCGCCAAAGGTTATTCAAATCAAGAAATCGCGAGTGCATCTCACATTACAATTAAGACCGTAAAAACTCACGTAAGTAATATTTTAAGCAAATTGGAAGTACAAGATAGAACTCAAGCTGTTATTTACGCATTCCAACATAATTTAATTCAATAA
- a CDS encoding YihY/virulence factor BrkB family protein — protein sequence MSKKKETTSNFLNSVKEQEDKKHPKDKTESGKLEQDRTYIAPTEFQSKDTKKDNQTFFVSRINKPAKYTKNPNFFSYLIYRIGKDDASGLSAQLSYYFMLSLFPMLIFLLSIVPVVGVKQTTIQKIISEHVPSDYASQVSSLIDDIMGNASGGLLSIGLILALWSASNGMTALMNSFNVAYDIEDSRNFIVSKLLSVLFTLALAIVLPLSMVLPAFGEQIGSLLFGPLGLGGEVKWLFDLLRVILPLIIVFIAFMLLYMLAPNVKIKLLSVIPGSIFATVVFLIGSYLFGIYVSNFSNYSKTYGSIAGIIILMFWLYITGFIIIIGAEINAIIHQRKVIRGMTPEERSMKEIEENKNKEATEN from the coding sequence ATGTCAAAGAAAAAAGAAACCACTTCTAACTTTCTTAACTCTGTTAAAGAACAAGAGGACAAGAAACACCCAAAAGACAAGACAGAAAGTGGAAAATTAGAACAAGATCGTACATATATAGCACCTACAGAATTCCAATCGAAAGATACAAAAAAAGATAATCAAACCTTCTTTGTGTCACGTATAAACAAACCGGCGAAATATACTAAAAACCCAAACTTTTTTTCTTATTTGATTTATCGTATTGGTAAAGATGATGCGTCAGGATTATCTGCACAATTATCTTATTATTTCATGTTGTCACTTTTTCCAATGCTTATCTTCTTATTATCAATTGTACCTGTTGTAGGTGTTAAGCAGACAACAATACAAAAAATAATAAGCGAACACGTGCCATCTGATTATGCGAGTCAAGTATCATCTTTAATTGATGATATCATGGGCAATGCCAGTGGTGGTTTACTATCTATCGGTTTGATTTTAGCGCTTTGGTCTGCTTCAAATGGCATGACAGCGTTAATGAATTCATTTAATGTTGCATATGACATTGAAGATAGCCGTAATTTTATTGTCTCTAAATTACTTAGTGTTTTATTCACTTTAGCATTAGCAATTGTATTACCATTATCAATGGTATTGCCAGCATTTGGCGAACAGATAGGTTCTTTATTATTTGGGCCACTAGGCTTAGGTGGCGAAGTAAAATGGCTATTTGATTTATTACGTGTTATTTTACCATTAATCATTGTCTTCATTGCATTTATGTTGTTATATATGCTTGCACCAAATGTGAAAATTAAATTGTTATCTGTTATTCCAGGTTCAATTTTTGCTACCGTTGTGTTCCTAATCGGTTCTTATTTATTTGGTATTTATGTTTCTAATTTTAGCAATTACTCTAAAACTTATGGTAGTATCGCTGGTATCATTATTTTAATGTTTTGGTTATACATCACAGGATTTATTATTATTATTGGTGCTGAAATTAATGCTATTATTCATCAACGTAAAGTAATTCGAGGCATGACACCTGAAGAACGCTCTATGAAAGAAATTGAAGAAAATAAGAACAAAGAAGCTACTGAAAATTAA
- a CDS encoding YtxH domain-containing protein, protein MNNKLIPGILIGAFIGGAATLADKSTRQSLKQSIQDAKEGKRSNEPSAISKVKDEVLYWKDAIEEIRRNNPELERSLKDAKDTFVERKNKRLN, encoded by the coding sequence ATGAACAATAAATTAATACCAGGAATTTTAATAGGTGCGTTTATCGGCGGAGCTGCTACACTAGCTGATAAATCAACGCGTCAATCTTTGAAACAATCTATCCAAGACGCTAAAGAAGGTAAACGTTCAAACGAACCTTCAGCAATTAGCAAAGTAAAAGACGAAGTACTATATTGGAAAGACGCTATTGAGGAAATCAGACGTAACAATCCTGAATTAGAACGTTCTCTAAAAGATGCAAAAGATACTTTTGTAGAGCGTAAAAATAAACGCTTAAACTAA
- a CDS encoding low molecular weight protein-tyrosine-phosphatase: MVTVAFVCLGNICRSPMAEAIMRQRLKDRKIEGVRVKSRGTGKWNLGESPHEGTQQILASQNISVDGMISELFTHNDDFDYIIAMDQNNVTDIKRINPNIQGQLFKLLEFSNMEETDVPDPYYTNNFEGVFEMVQSACDNLIDYIVKDANLREG, translated from the coding sequence ATGGTTACAGTTGCATTTGTCTGTTTAGGCAATATATGTCGCTCACCTATGGCAGAAGCCATTATGAGGCAACGATTAAAGGACAGAAAAATCGAAGGCGTACGAGTAAAATCCCGTGGAACGGGTAAATGGAATCTAGGCGAGTCACCTCACGAAGGTACTCAACAAATTCTAGCAAGCCAAAATATTTCAGTTGATGGAATGATAAGTGAATTATTTACACATAATGACGACTTTGACTACATTATCGCTATGGATCAAAATAATGTAACAGACATCAAAAGAATTAACCCTAATATTCAAGGACAGTTGTTCAAATTACTAGAATTTAGTAATATGGAAGAGACGGATGTACCAGATCCATACTACACGAATAATTTTGAAGGTGTATTTGAAATGGTACAATCTGCTTGTGATAATTTAATTGATTATATCGTTAAAGATGCTAACTTAAGAGAGGGGTAA
- a CDS encoding DUF1128 family protein, translating into MASNNEQMITEIRERLNLVNQSVIDPSQFKDADENEVKEIHAYVTSKSSFTPSEATAIADALGQIRK; encoded by the coding sequence ATGGCATCAAATAACGAACAAATGATAACAGAAATAAGGGAAAGATTAAATTTAGTAAACCAAAGTGTGATCGACCCATCCCAATTTAAAGATGCTGACGAGAATGAAGTAAAAGAGATTCATGCATATGTTACTTCAAAGTCATCATTCACACCAAGTGAAGCAACAGCTATCGCGGATGCACTAGGTCAAATTAGAAAATAA
- a CDS encoding aminopeptidase, protein MSDLQNKLQQYAQLLVEVGMNVQEGQPVYIRSSVDAVELTRYIVEAAYQRGASDVKVIYSDDKLTRLKFEYEPITHFENNEVKSYEVEGRKDYVRRNAANLALITQDPELLNGIDEKKISTFQLKSSQALKGVMEATQKNEYPWVVAAYPSRAWAQKVYPDLSEDEAYEKLIEEVLNIVRVDGNNPVENWKQHVAELSKHAQRLQQKEYSALRYKSEGTDLTIGLPKGHLWVDATSYTGKGQAFVANIPTEEVFTAPDRNRVEGYVTNKLPLSHNGNIIDGFTLTFKDGAVVDYKAEQGEDALRNLLNTDEGAKRLGEVALVPDDSPISNRNTIFYNTLFDENASCHIALGSAYGFNIENGTEMTTEEKLASGLNDSLVHVDFMIGSSDLTIYGVKQNGDEELVFENGNWAE, encoded by the coding sequence ATGTCTGATTTACAAAATAAGTTACAACAATATGCTCAATTACTCGTTGAGGTTGGTATGAATGTGCAAGAAGGACAACCAGTTTATATTCGCTCAAGCGTCGATGCAGTTGAATTAACACGATACATAGTTGAAGCGGCATACCAACGAGGTGCTTCAGACGTTAAAGTAATATATAGCGATGATAAGCTAACACGTTTAAAATTTGAATACGAACCTATAACACATTTTGAGAATAATGAAGTTAAATCTTATGAAGTGGAAGGTAGAAAGGATTATGTTAGAAGAAATGCTGCTAATCTAGCACTTATAACACAAGATCCAGAGCTACTAAATGGCATTGATGAGAAAAAAATATCTACTTTCCAATTAAAAAGTTCACAAGCATTAAAAGGTGTTATGGAAGCGACACAAAAAAATGAATACCCATGGGTTGTTGCGGCTTATCCATCTAGAGCTTGGGCTCAAAAAGTTTATCCAGATTTAAGCGAAGATGAAGCATATGAAAAATTAATTGAAGAAGTATTAAATATTGTTAGGGTAGATGGTAATAATCCAGTTGAAAATTGGAAACAACACGTTGCAGAATTAAGTAAACATGCTCAACGTTTACAACAAAAAGAATATAGTGCGCTTCGCTACAAATCTGAAGGTACTGATTTAACTATAGGGTTACCTAAAGGCCATTTGTGGGTCGATGCTACTAGTTATACGGGTAAAGGACAAGCATTTGTTGCTAACATTCCAACTGAAGAAGTATTTACCGCACCAGATCGTAATCGCGTAGAAGGTTATGTAACTAATAAATTACCACTTAGTCATAATGGTAATATCATTGATGGTTTTACTTTAACTTTTAAAGATGGAGCTGTTGTTGATTACAAAGCGGAGCAAGGAGAAGATGCTTTGCGTAATTTATTAAATACGGATGAAGGTGCTAAAAGATTAGGAGAGGTAGCATTAGTACCAGATGATTCTCCAATATCAAATAGAAATACAATTTTCTATAATACATTGTTTGATGAAAATGCATCTTGTCACATTGCACTAGGTTCAGCTTATGGTTTTAATATAGAAAATGGTACAGAAATGACTACTGAAGAAAAACTAGCAAGTGGCTTAAATGATTCTTTAGTCCATGTTGATTTCATGATAGGTAGTAGTGATTTAACGATTTATGGTGTTAAACAAAATGGGGACGAGGAACTCGTTTTTGAAAATGGTAATTGGGCCGAATAA
- a CDS encoding acyl-CoA thioesterase, which produces MEPRKSKAMSEAKSIKARQVFPQDTNHLNTMFGGTLMANVDEIAAICAMKHSNTTVVTASTDSVDFLQPIKSGDILSYEAMVSHAGSTSMEICVQIIIEDVIKEEKQLAALSFLTFVALDDDGKPTTIPSVYPETPTEVWFHETAPARVNRRKERRVESKQSIEFLAGARNNE; this is translated from the coding sequence ATGGAACCTAGAAAAAGTAAGGCAATGTCAGAAGCAAAAAGTATCAAAGCGAGACAAGTATTTCCACAAGATACCAATCATTTAAATACAATGTTTGGTGGTACATTAATGGCCAATGTAGATGAAATTGCTGCTATTTGTGCAATGAAACATTCAAATACTACTGTGGTTACTGCATCTACTGATTCGGTTGATTTTTTACAACCAATTAAATCAGGAGACATACTTTCATACGAAGCAATGGTGTCTCATGCTGGCAGTACATCAATGGAGATATGTGTACAAATTATTATCGAAGATGTAATAAAAGAAGAAAAACAATTAGCTGCATTAAGTTTTTTAACTTTCGTTGCACTAGATGACGATGGGAAACCAACGACCATTCCGAGTGTTTATCCTGAAACGCCTACAGAAGTTTGGTTCCACGAAACTGCGCCAGCTAGGGTTAATAGACGCAAAGAAAGACGTGTAGAGAGCAAACAATCAATTGAATTTTTAGCTGGAGCTAGAAATAATGAATAA
- the yfkAB gene encoding radical SAM/CxCxxxxC motif protein YfkAB → MSTYSINKKLPIGINNDPWEPYNDINTHNQLTLSNIEFTTTNLCNMRCSHCAVGYTLQTKDPEPLPMDLIYRRLDEIPNLKTLSITGGEPMFSKKSIKNIVKPLLKYAHNRGIYVQMNSNLTLPQDRYLDIAAYIDVMHISHNWGTIEEFTDVGFGAMTKQPPLKSKLKLYDQMLDNASTLSKQGMFVSAETMLNQSTLPHLDKIHNEVVKDMNCSRHEIHPMYPADFASQLNVLSLPEMKRAINHLLDIRHEDVWMLFGTLPIYPCLNDEDDKILLQRLRNANNVTTRNDPDGRNRLNVNVFTGNVIVTDFGDENGSISNIKNDKLPDVFDQWINSSLAQSLNCHCSEFSCLGPNVLVKNMYYPTTDFKEKEKEMHQLYQMK, encoded by the coding sequence ATGTCTACTTATTCAATTAATAAGAAACTTCCTATTGGTATAAATAACGACCCGTGGGAGCCTTATAATGATATAAATACGCACAATCAATTAACATTAAGTAATATTGAATTTACCACTACAAATTTATGTAATATGCGATGTAGCCACTGTGCAGTAGGATATACGTTGCAAACTAAAGATCCAGAACCTTTACCAATGGACCTAATTTATCGTAGATTAGATGAAATACCTAACTTGAAAACACTCTCTATAACTGGTGGGGAACCTATGTTTTCTAAAAAATCCATCAAAAATATAGTAAAACCTTTGTTAAAATATGCGCATAACCGCGGAATATACGTTCAGATGAATTCTAATTTGACGCTTCCCCAAGACCGTTATTTAGATATAGCAGCATATATTGATGTTATGCATATATCTCATAACTGGGGCACAATCGAAGAGTTTACAGACGTTGGCTTCGGTGCTATGACAAAACAACCGCCTTTAAAGTCAAAATTAAAATTGTATGATCAAATGCTAGATAATGCTTCTACTTTGTCGAAACAAGGTATGTTTGTTTCTGCCGAGACTATGCTAAACCAAAGTACGCTCCCCCATTTAGATAAAATACATAACGAAGTAGTAAAGGATATGAATTGTAGTCGACATGAAATTCACCCGATGTATCCGGCAGATTTTGCGAGTCAACTTAACGTATTATCATTACCAGAAATGAAGCGCGCCATCAATCATTTACTCGATATTCGTCACGAAGATGTATGGATGTTATTTGGTACTTTACCGATTTATCCATGTTTAAATGATGAAGATGATAAAATTTTACTTCAACGTTTAAGAAACGCTAATAATGTCACGACTAGAAACGATCCTGATGGCAGAAATAGACTCAATGTTAACGTTTTTACGGGCAATGTCATCGTCACTGATTTTGGAGATGAAAATGGTTCGATTTCAAACATTAAGAATGATAAATTGCCCGATGTTTTTGATCAATGGATTAATTCTTCATTAGCACAATCACTAAATTGTCATTGTTCTGAGTTTAGCTGTCTAGGACCAAATGTTTTAGTTAAAAATATGTACTATCCTACTACTGATTTCAAAGAAAAAGAAAAAGAGATGCACCAACTCTATCAAATGAAATAA
- a CDS encoding SE1561 family protein encodes MDENQTIDQIKARLEKFMEDIDHVNPNEVKVEDIDEWIGLLDQLEEKVKSVSN; translated from the coding sequence ATGGATGAAAATCAAACAATTGATCAAATTAAGGCAAGACTTGAAAAATTTATGGAAGATATCGACCACGTTAATCCTAATGAAGTTAAGGTTGAAGATATTGATGAATGGATTGGTTTATTAGACCAACTTGAAGAGAAAGTAAAATCAGTATCAAATTAA